The following is a genomic window from Mustela erminea isolate mMusErm1 chromosome 2, mMusErm1.Pri, whole genome shotgun sequence.
ccaggacTTCAAACCGAGTCTGcaccacccctcctcctcctccgcctcctcctgctgctgctgccgcacCTCCTCCCCGCAGGACTTCAGtaagcggcagcagcagcagctgagctgccagaagaggaaagagttcagccctccccaccttccccaccctccGGACTcgaagccgccgccgccgctccacTGCCCCGGCCGGTTCAgtccgccgccaccgccgccgccaccgcccggCCCGCTCCTCCAGCCGGCGCAGCTCGCCCAGCGCCAgcagccacagcagcagcagcaattcAGCGTACCGCACCCGCAGCACCTCCCGCCGCAGGATTTCGCCCAGCGGCAGCTCCCGGCCGATCTGCCCCCGCTCCCGCAGCTCCAGCCCTCGCCGCCCGCAGCCCCGCGGCGCCGCCACGGAGGCGCGGGCAGCCCTCGCAAGACCCCGGCCGCGGGCGAGGGCAGCGCCACCGAGCCCCCCAATGCGGGCTTGGCCCCCTCGACGCCGCCGGTGAACCCCGCGCCGGGCTCCATGGAGTCCCCCAACCACCCTCTGCTCAACAGTCCCAGTAACCTCCTGCCCGGCGGGGCGCTCGGCGCGGGCGCCTTCAGCAGCCTGCAGAGCCCGGACCTTCCGCacccgggcggcggcgggggcggggggccccCCGGAGGCGGAGGGGGAGGCGGCTCCGCGTCGCCGCCGCCACTGCCCGGCTTCGGCACCCCCTGGTCGGTGCAGACCGcttcgccgccgccgccgccccaaCCCCAACAGCCGCCGccgccccagcagcagcagccgcctcCGCCCCAGCAgccgccgcagccgcagccgcagcaGCCCGGCTCTTCGGCCGCCACCccgggtggcggcggcggcggcggcggcggctcgcTCAGCGCCATGCCGCCGCCCAGCCCCGATTCAGAGAACGGCTTCTACCCCGGGCTGCCGTCGTCCATGAACCCGGCCTTCTTCCCGAGCTTCTCGCCCGTGTCCCCGCACGGCTGCGCGGGACTCAGCGTGCCggcgagcggcggcggcggcggcggcggcggcagcgggtTCGGCGGCCCCTTCTCGGCTGCCGCCgtgcccccgccgccgccgcccgccatGAATTTACCTCAGCAGCAGCCCCCGCCGCCCGCGGCGCCGCAGCAGCCGCAGAGCCGGAGGTCTCCCGTCAGCCCGCAGCTCCAGCAGCAGCACCAGGCGGCGGCTGCCGCCTTCCTGCAGCAGAGGAACTCCTACAACCACCACCAGGTACGGCGGACGGCGGCCCGCTGCGCCGCGGGGCCGGGTCGGGGACGACGAGGGCTACTCGCCCATGCGAGAGTGGGactggtggcgggggtggggggggcggagaCGGGTGACAGGACTCGGACACCAGTccccggcgggcgggcgggcagtGGCCACCGTGGGCTACGAGGCTCGGGTAAGGGGGTCACGCTGGAAGTCGCCCCGGCCGGGCGCCCCCTCGAACGCCCGGAGCGgcggtgggggttggggcaggggcCGAATGGCGCCCGGACCGAGGGCGGCGGAGGCGACGGACTGGCGCGCCCGCTCGGCGGTCCCTCGCAGCGGGCGCCCCTGACCCAGAGGGCCGCCGTCCTCGATCCGCAAGCCCGGGAGACGAGGCGAGGACGGGCGGGGGACGAGGGGCCCGCGGGCTCCGGTGGCAGCCTGCGACGAGCAGCCGTGGGAAACGAACTTGGGAAGGAGGAACATGATCACCGCAGACGGTTCGTGTGGGGAGCCGGTGACTCTTCCCGGTCGTCCAATGAGGGGATGGACGGAAGGGCTTTCTTAAAGTCTGTTTCATTCTGCACCGGCCGGCGCAAGGTCTGGCTGGAGAGGGGTGGCCGGCCGCGACGACCGGCCGGGACGCCCTGCCCGCCGCGCAGCTGCGCCGGCCGAGGGCCGAGGGTCGGGAGAGCCCAGGCAGCAGCGCCGCGGGCTCGGTCCCGAGCTGTCAGACGACTGGAGAGAGGAGCCTGCCCGCGGGGGCTGACTTGGTTTCAGCCGAGACGCTCCGAAATTGGGGAGATTGGGTTAGTTTCTGCGCCTCTTCTTGTGTTAGGAATAACACAAACTTGAATCCGGGGTTCGTGTTATATACCTCGAAGAGAGGACTCCCCTTTTTTGCGGGGGGGTGGCCTTACCTTTTCTTGAATTTGAGGTGTGTATATTTTAAGTGGGTAGTGCAATTACCAAATGACACCGggcaggttttttggtttttgtttttgtttttttttggtttttttgttttttttttattcatccgGGTCCTTTCTGATTCAAGCTCTTGTTTTGTTATCTTCTCAATACAATGTTTGAATGACCGCTGGGCTGGTTAATGGACACTGAAAgagtattttgttgttcttttttgatCGAGTCAGCATTTATTGTAGTGATTAGTGTGTTTAAGGTCATTTTCGTGATTAAGGTTTGAGAGAGGAGCAAAATTGGACCTTCACCAGTGCCTGCTTACTCCTATAACTTTTTCCATTGTGACCAGTTAAAGTTTTCAAGGGCTAACCTTTTAAAAGGTGAATACTATCTAACCAAAGTAACagttaagagtttatttaaatcAACCAGAGTAACagttaacagtttttattttaaatcactggTGTCTCCCCGAGAAAGGAGAACGTGGCCTATGAGGATTAAAAATAcggaattttgaaataatattccaCTTTCCTATGATTTCCATAATCTCGAGCAGTTAGTTATGCTTTGTGTGTCAgggtcttcattttttaaactggaagcTTGCCACAGAAAATTATTTATAGGTAGTTTTATATTCTTAGAGCCATGATATGGAACATTAGAAGACAGTATACCATGATTCATATTTAACTATAATCTGCTTTTTGTCAAAAGATGGTTCTTACAGTGAAGTTTAagaggtcacacagctgtcaTACGGAATTTTAGATCACTGGAAGAGAACCTGATCACTGTTATCAATAAGGAAAGTAAGGCCCCTCAGGAATAAAGTGATTTGTTCATGGTCCCTGAGCTATACCTTTGAACTATATGGAGGGGGCAGTGTATATTCATGATTGTattggcattttttaaataggttctataaatcaagttctttttttttttcatcttataagAAGGAAGTTTCATTTTAAGAATACTTGTACGAGCTTATTTACTTACAGCAACTGCATAGTCCATAATTCCTTTAGCTAAATGTTAGCTATAAGCTTATTGATAACGTAATTGctagaaaataatacttttcaaaaactTAGAGTAATTGCCTCTTGGTGGGTTCTCAGCTTTTTTTTGTCATAGGTTCTAGTTTGGAGTataaattacttttgaaaatgaatgaaccaaaTGGAGATTTGTGTTAAGATCTCTGCCAGAATAATCAAAGCATATAGTTGTTTATCTTTAGTATATCTCAGTGGATCCACCTATGGGTGACATCCGATAATTGCTCAACTGTTCATggataattaagttaaaaaacaataaaaacactttaaaagaaaGTACATTAAAGTTggaataaaatacattgaaagttaaataaacaatataaagaaGACCTATTTTCTATACTGTCCCTATACTAAAAGGCGTTTTTAGTTCATGCAAGAGAACACCACCAAATGTTACCATTATCTACTGTCGCAGTGGTGCAATTTGTTTTGGAATGATAAAGTCTAAATATTTTACTCTTGTCATTACTCATACCTTTATTAATTAAGGACCATATTTTTGGTTGTATGCCTAGCAGAATATGGTTGTTTTGAGATCACAATGTAGGTTATATCTTTAGGAATCTTCAAAGTTAATTtcaattttcaagtatttttttttcttcttacatatATGAttctgaaagggaagaaaagtaatTGCATGGTTCTATTTTAATAATTGTCATGAAATATCTGCTTGGTTCATTATAATTTAAAGTGGGCTAGAGAATGAAAACTCACCTCGCATTAAATGAATGTGTTTTTATATAGCAAGATCTCAAACCTACTACTTTTATAACCTGTTAAGATAGATTCTGttcacggggtgtggtgcaaaaataatgaatactgttatgctggaaataaaaaaaaaaaaaaaagatagattctgttgcctttagagatgttattttaagattatatatattcttaGCGTGGGCCTAAATTTGAGTTTGAATTATAAACTCTTTAAATGCCTGTAATTTAAACAGATGTGTTTTTCTCAGCCTCTTCTGAAACAATCTCCTTGGAGCAACCATCAGAGCAGTGGCTGGGGCACTGGAAGCATGTCCTGGGGAGCAATGCATGGCAGAGATCATCGTAGAACTGGAAACATGGGAATTCCAGGAACTATGAATCAGATATCTCCATTGAAGAAACCATTTTCTGGTAATGTCATAGCACCACCGAAATTTACTCGCTCTACTCCATCACTGACTCCAAAATCTTGGATTGAAGATAATGTGTTCAGAACAGACAACAATAGTAATACACTCTTACCCTTACAGGTAAGAATGGTATGTAAATGGTCTTATTTCTAATGTTTATCATTCAAAGTAAGAAATtgggtggtagtggtggtggtggtggtggtagtgtggTAAAAGTAAcagattaaaacattaaaaagcttttatttttaagcatataattTAATTGCCAAAGGATAAAGTATTTATGTAGAGAAAATTAAGactaaaaaaattctctaaacaTACAGTAGAAAAGAAGCttcataaaatctagaaaaacctgctgtatttcttaaatatatgttGAAGCTTTTAATTGGCAGCTCAAGAATGCCTTATTTATCTTTAATAGGCCACCAAAATGAATTTCTTCTCCAGTATAGCTAAACTAAAATGTTAAGTAATTGTGCATAGATTTGACTGTcatcagctgtgtgtgtgtgtgtgtgtgtgtgtgtgtgtgtgtatatatatgtatatatatatatatatatatatatatattagaatttgCTTAGTACAGCTGGGATTATGGCAAAATAATATTAGGGCTTTTTGCATCAACTTAAAATTTGTCCTCCCTGGTTcagtgactattttttttctaaatgtggcCTAATAGTTATGAtgattagacttttttttttcagatcttttaatgttttacagATATTCTAGCTAATAAAGGTccctataattatttaaaatgaggtTTTTGTCCCCCTAAGACTTTTAAAGGACTAAAGATACAAGATAGAAGGAacttgattgttttttgttttctttcttaccttttttttttttttttttttttgtgggtgggtgtggggaagaGAACTGCTTATTTCTGATGAAAACTTCTATGCTATTGAAGGTGAGATCTAGTTTGCAGTTACCAGCTTGGGGCTCAGATTCTCTCCAAGATAGTTGGTGCACTGCAGCCGGAACATCCAGAATAGACCAGGTAGGCTGCACAGTGTATATTTTTCAGGATTATGACTAGGAGTTTAGTGTTTATATTATGagtaagatttattatttactttccaGTTATACCTTTTTAAGCATATGTCAAAGAGCattaaagcaatttatttttaaaaggtcacttatttaatataaaatgcttcattttcaaatttataagtaattcataactattttatatttccaaaacagaatttgtttttggaaaaagGAATTATATACCCAAGAGCACCTGACTTTAAACATCAGTCAAACTTAACAGATTTTatctttcagaattattttcagtTGGAGACAAAAATCATATATTCAATTTTacatttcatcagtgttttacagaattttttagtaaatttttgTCACAAAATCTACATTTGTCTTGAGGTATATTTCTAAAGAGGTCCTGGCTtcaatttttttatctttaagaaaaacttaatgaataatattttttttattctaaaatttgttaCCACTGTTGTAGACTTATCTTCTTCCAAATAATGTTTCCTATAGAAAATCCCTAAATCAAAAAGCTAGGAATCGGTCTTAAATTTCCTTCAAGCCCTTTGTGGTTACAAAATGCTATCTCTTTTCCTGCAGACTAAATTTGAATTCATACTGGGTACCGGTGATGAGAATTATTACAGGACAAGTAGAAAACTCAGTCCTACATGAGGATTCTTTACTGCAGAGCTGAAGCTTGAATGAGCATAGAATTGACATTGTGGGAGCCCACTGAATGGAGCTATGTTATCTTTAGCTAAGGCTCTTCCTTAGTTAATTTATCAACA
Proteins encoded in this region:
- the CPEB2 gene encoding cytoplasmic polyadenylation element-binding protein 2 isoform X5 produces the protein MRDFGFGVLQTAPLRSSSPGSLFSSGTYSPYAVGPATAAAPQSSATPFGPLSPPPLPVTGISEAASPFPILGCGGAGSSAAAASSSSPFLAHQQTMQDELLLGLTQQPARPLSGAAAAEKLPNHHPGGGTNAGVTHLLPSQDFKPSLHHPSSSSASSCCCCRTSSPQDFSKRQQQQLSCQKRKEFSPPHLPHPPDSKPPPPLHCPGRFSPPPPPPPPPGPLLQPAQLAQRQQPQQQQQFSVPHPQHLPPQDFAQRQLPADLPPLPQLQPSPPAAPRRRHGGAGSPRKTPAAGEGSATEPPNAGLAPSTPPVNPAPGSMESPNHPLLNSPSNLLPGGALGAGAFSSLQSPDLPHPGGGGGGGPPGGGGGGGSASPPPLPGFGTPWSVQTASPPPPPQPQQPPPPQQQQPPPPQQPPQPQPQQPGSSAATPGGGGGGGGGSLSAMPPPSPDSENGFYPGLPSSMNPAFFPSFSPVSPHGCAGLSVPASGGGGGGGGSGFGGPFSAAAVPPPPPPAMNLPQQQPPPPAAPQQPQSRRSPVSPQLQQQHQAAAAAFLQQRNSYNHHQPLLKQSPWSNHQSSGWGTGSMSWGAMHGRDHRRTGNMGIPGTMNQISPLKKPFSGNVIAPPKFTRSTPSLTPKSWIEDNVFRTDNNSNTLLPLQDRSRMYDSLNMHSLENSLIDIMRAEHDPLKGRLSYPHPGTDNLLMLNARSYGRRRGRSSLFPIDDGLLDDGHNDQVGVLNSPTCYSAHQNGERIERFSRKVFVGGLPPDIDEDEITASFRRFGPLVVDWPHKAESKSYFPPKGYAFLLFQEESSVQALIDACIEEDGKLYLCVSSPTIKDKPVQIRPWNLSDSDFVMDGSQPLDPRKTIFVGGVPRPLRAVELAMIMDRLYGGVCYAGIDTDPELKYPKGAGRVAFSNQQSYIAAISARFVQLQHGDIDKRVEVKPYVLDDQMCDECQGARCGGKFAPFFCANVTCLQYYCEFCWANIHSRAGREFHKPLVKEGADRPRQIHFRWN
- the CPEB2 gene encoding cytoplasmic polyadenylation element-binding protein 2 isoform X7 codes for the protein MRDFGFGVLQTAPLRSSSPGSLFSSGTYSPYAVGPATAAAPQSSATPFGPLSPPPLPVTGISEAASPFPILGCGGAGSSAAAASSSSPFLAHQQTMQDELLLGLTQQPARPLSGAAAAEKLPNHHPGGGTNAGVTHLLPSQDFKPSLHHPSSSSASSCCCCRTSSPQDFSKRQQQQLSCQKRKEFSPPHLPHPPDSKPPPPLHCPGRFSPPPPPPPPPGPLLQPAQLAQRQQPQQQQQFSVPHPQHLPPQDFAQRQLPADLPPLPQLQPSPPAAPRRRHGGAGSPRKTPAAGEGSATEPPNAGLAPSTPPVNPAPGSMESPNHPLLNSPSNLLPGGALGAGAFSSLQSPDLPHPGGGGGGGPPGGGGGGGSASPPPLPGFGTPWSVQTASPPPPPQPQQPPPPQQQQPPPPQQPPQPQPQQPGSSAATPGGGGGGGGGSLSAMPPPSPDSENGFYPGLPSSMNPAFFPSFSPVSPHGCAGLSVPASGGGGGGGGSGFGGPFSAAAVPPPPPPAMNLPQQQPPPPAAPQQPQSRRSPVSPQLQQQHQAAAAAFLQQRNSYNHHQPLLKQSPWSNHQSSGWGTGSMSWGAMHGRDHRRTGNMGIPGTMNQISPLKKPFSGNVIAPPKFTRSTPSLTPKSWIEDNVFRTDNNSNTLLPLQDRSRMYDSLNMHSLENSLIDIMRAEHDPLKGRLSYPHPGTDNLLMLNGRSSLFPIDDGLLDDGHNDQVGVLNSPTCYSAHQNGERIERFSRKVFVGGLPPDIDEDEITASFRRFGPLVVDWPHKAESKSYFPPKGYAFLLFQEESSVQALIDACIEEDGKLYLCVSSPTIKDKPVQIRPWNLSDSDFVMDGSQPLDPRKTIFVGGVPRPLRAVELAMIMDRLYGGVCYAGIDTDPELKYPKGAGRVAFSNQQSYIAAISARFVQLQHGDIDKRVEVKPYVLDDQMCDECQGARCGGKFAPFFCANVTCLQYYCEFCWANIHSRAGREFHKPLVKEGADRPRQIHFRWN
- the CPEB2 gene encoding cytoplasmic polyadenylation element-binding protein 2 isoform X1 — protein: MRDFGFGVLQTAPLRSSSPGSLFSSGTYSPYAVGPATAAAPQSSATPFGPLSPPPLPVTGISEAASPFPILGCGGAGSSAAAASSSSPFLAHQQTMQDELLLGLTQQPARPLSGAAAAEKLPNHHPGGGTNAGVTHLLPSQDFKPSLHHPSSSSASSCCCCRTSSPQDFSKRQQQQLSCQKRKEFSPPHLPHPPDSKPPPPLHCPGRFSPPPPPPPPPGPLLQPAQLAQRQQPQQQQQFSVPHPQHLPPQDFAQRQLPADLPPLPQLQPSPPAAPRRRHGGAGSPRKTPAAGEGSATEPPNAGLAPSTPPVNPAPGSMESPNHPLLNSPSNLLPGGALGAGAFSSLQSPDLPHPGGGGGGGPPGGGGGGGSASPPPLPGFGTPWSVQTASPPPPPQPQQPPPPQQQQPPPPQQPPQPQPQQPGSSAATPGGGGGGGGGSLSAMPPPSPDSENGFYPGLPSSMNPAFFPSFSPVSPHGCAGLSVPASGGGGGGGGSGFGGPFSAAAVPPPPPPAMNLPQQQPPPPAAPQQPQSRRSPVSPQLQQQHQAAAAAFLQQRNSYNHHQPLLKQSPWSNHQSSGWGTGSMSWGAMHGRDHRRTGNMGIPGTMNQISPLKKPFSGNVIAPPKFTRSTPSLTPKSWIEDNVFRTDNNSNTLLPLQVRSSLQLPAWGSDSLQDSWCTAAGTSRIDQDRSRMYDSLNMHSLENSLIDIMRAEHDPLKGRLSYPHPGTDNLLMLNARSYGRRRGRSSLFPIDDGLLDDGHNDQVGVLNSPTCYSAHQNGERIERFSRKVFVGGLPPDIDEDEITASFRRFGPLVVDWPHKAESKSYFPPKGYAFLLFQEESSVQALIDACIEEDGKLYLCVSSPTIKDKPVQIRPWNLSDSDFVMDGSQPLDPRKTIFVGGVPRPLRAVELAMIMDRLYGGVCYAGIDTDPELKYPKGAGRVAFSNQQSYIAAISARFVQLQHGDIDKRVEVKPYVLDDQMCDECQGARCGGKFAPFFCANVTCLQYYCEFCWANIHSRAGREFHKPLVKEGADRPRQIHFRWN
- the CPEB2 gene encoding cytoplasmic polyadenylation element-binding protein 2 isoform X6; the encoded protein is MRDFGFGVLQTAPLRSSSPGSLFSSGTYSPYAVGPATAAAPQSSATPFGPLSPPPLPVTGISEAASPFPILGCGGAGSSAAAASSSSPFLAHQQTMQDELLLGLTQQPARPLSGAAAAEKLPNHHPGGGTNAGVTHLLPSQDFKPSLHHPSSSSASSCCCCRTSSPQDFSKRQQQQLSCQKRKEFSPPHLPHPPDSKPPPPLHCPGRFSPPPPPPPPPGPLLQPAQLAQRQQPQQQQQFSVPHPQHLPPQDFAQRQLPADLPPLPQLQPSPPAAPRRRHGGAGSPRKTPAAGEGSATEPPNAGLAPSTPPVNPAPGSMESPNHPLLNSPSNLLPGGALGAGAFSSLQSPDLPHPGGGGGGGPPGGGGGGGSASPPPLPGFGTPWSVQTASPPPPPQPQQPPPPQQQQPPPPQQPPQPQPQQPGSSAATPGGGGGGGGGSLSAMPPPSPDSENGFYPGLPSSMNPAFFPSFSPVSPHGCAGLSVPASGGGGGGGGSGFGGPFSAAAVPPPPPPAMNLPQQQPPPPAAPQQPQSRRSPVSPQLQQQHQAAAAAFLQQRNSYNHHQPLLKQSPWSNHQSSGWGTGSMSWGAMHGRDHRRTGNMGIPGTMNQISPLKKPFSGNVIAPPKFTRSTPSLTPKSWIEDNVFRTDNNSNTLLPLQVRMDRSRMYDSLNMHSLENSLIDIMRAEHDPLKGRLSYPHPGTDNLLMLNGRSSLFPIDDGLLDDGHNDQVGVLNSPTCYSAHQNGERIERFSRKVFVGGLPPDIDEDEITASFRRFGPLVVDWPHKAESKSYFPPKGYAFLLFQEESSVQALIDACIEEDGKLYLCVSSPTIKDKPVQIRPWNLSDSDFVMDGSQPLDPRKTIFVGGVPRPLRAVELAMIMDRLYGGVCYAGIDTDPELKYPKGAGRVAFSNQQSYIAAISARFVQLQHGDIDKRVEVKPYVLDDQMCDECQGARCGGKFAPFFCANVTCLQYYCEFCWANIHSRAGREFHKPLVKEGADRPRQIHFRWN
- the CPEB2 gene encoding cytoplasmic polyadenylation element-binding protein 2 isoform X4, with protein sequence MRDFGFGVLQTAPLRSSSPGSLFSSGTYSPYAVGPATAAAPQSSATPFGPLSPPPLPVTGISEAASPFPILGCGGAGSSAAAASSSSPFLAHQQTMQDELLLGLTQQPARPLSGAAAAEKLPNHHPGGGTNAGVTHLLPSQDFKPSLHHPSSSSASSCCCCRTSSPQDFSKRQQQQLSCQKRKEFSPPHLPHPPDSKPPPPLHCPGRFSPPPPPPPPPGPLLQPAQLAQRQQPQQQQQFSVPHPQHLPPQDFAQRQLPADLPPLPQLQPSPPAAPRRRHGGAGSPRKTPAAGEGSATEPPNAGLAPSTPPVNPAPGSMESPNHPLLNSPSNLLPGGALGAGAFSSLQSPDLPHPGGGGGGGPPGGGGGGGSASPPPLPGFGTPWSVQTASPPPPPQPQQPPPPQQQQPPPPQQPPQPQPQQPGSSAATPGGGGGGGGGSLSAMPPPSPDSENGFYPGLPSSMNPAFFPSFSPVSPHGCAGLSVPASGGGGGGGGSGFGGPFSAAAVPPPPPPAMNLPQQQPPPPAAPQQPQSRRSPVSPQLQQQHQAAAAAFLQQRNSYNHHQPLLKQSPWSNHQSSGWGTGSMSWGAMHGRDHRRTGNMGIPGTMNQISPLKKPFSGNVIAPPKFTRSTPSLTPKSWIEDNVFRTDNNSNTLLPLQVRMDRSRMYDSLNMHSLENSLIDIMRAEHDPLKGRLSYPHPGTDNLLMLNARSYGRRRGRSSLFPIDDGLLDDGHNDQVGVLNSPTCYSAHQNGERIERFSRKVFVGGLPPDIDEDEITASFRRFGPLVVDWPHKAESKSYFPPKGYAFLLFQEESSVQALIDACIEEDGKLYLCVSSPTIKDKPVQIRPWNLSDSDFVMDGSQPLDPRKTIFVGGVPRPLRAVELAMIMDRLYGGVCYAGIDTDPELKYPKGAGRVAFSNQQSYIAAISARFVQLQHGDIDKRVEVKPYVLDDQMCDECQGARCGGKFAPFFCANVTCLQYYCEFCWANIHSRAGREFHKPLVKEGADRPRQIHFRWN
- the CPEB2 gene encoding cytoplasmic polyadenylation element-binding protein 2 isoform X2, giving the protein MRDFGFGVLQTAPLRSSSPGSLFSSGTYSPYAVGPATAAAPQSSATPFGPLSPPPLPVTGISEAASPFPILGCGGAGSSAAAASSSSPFLAHQQTMQDELLLGLTQQPARPLSGAAAAEKLPNHHPGGGTNAGVTHLLPSQDFKPSLHHPSSSSASSCCCCRTSSPQDFSKRQQQQLSCQKRKEFSPPHLPHPPDSKPPPPLHCPGRFSPPPPPPPPPGPLLQPAQLAQRQQPQQQQQFSVPHPQHLPPQDFAQRQLPADLPPLPQLQPSPPAAPRRRHGGAGSPRKTPAAGEGSATEPPNAGLAPSTPPVNPAPGSMESPNHPLLNSPSNLLPGGALGAGAFSSLQSPDLPHPGGGGGGGPPGGGGGGGSASPPPLPGFGTPWSVQTASPPPPPQPQQPPPPQQQQPPPPQQPPQPQPQQPGSSAATPGGGGGGGGGSLSAMPPPSPDSENGFYPGLPSSMNPAFFPSFSPVSPHGCAGLSVPASGGGGGGGGSGFGGPFSAAAVPPPPPPAMNLPQQQPPPPAAPQQPQSRRSPVSPQLQQQHQAAAAAFLQQRNSYNHHQPLLKQSPWSNHQSSGWGTGSMSWGAMHGRDHRRTGNMGIPGTMNQISPLKKPFSGNVIAPPKFTRSTPSLTPKSWIEDNVFRTDNNSNTLLPLQVRSSLQLPAWGSDSLQDSWCTAAGTSRIDQDRSRMYDSLNMHSLENSLIDIMRAEHDPLKGRLSYPHPGTDNLLMLNGRSSLFPIDDGLLDDGHNDQVGVLNSPTCYSAHQNGERIERFSRKVFVGGLPPDIDEDEITASFRRFGPLVVDWPHKAESKSYFPPKGYAFLLFQEESSVQALIDACIEEDGKLYLCVSSPTIKDKPVQIRPWNLSDSDFVMDGSQPLDPRKTIFVGGVPRPLRAVELAMIMDRLYGGVCYAGIDTDPELKYPKGAGRVAFSNQQSYIAAISARFVQLQHGDIDKRVEVKPYVLDDQMCDECQGARCGGKFAPFFCANVTCLQYYCEFCWANIHSRAGREFHKPLVKEGADRPRQIHFRWN
- the CPEB2 gene encoding cytoplasmic polyadenylation element-binding protein 2 isoform X3, with amino-acid sequence MRDFGFGVLQTAPLRSSSPGSLFSSGTYSPYAVGPATAAAPQSSATPFGPLSPPPLPVTGISEAASPFPILGCGGAGSSAAAASSSSPFLAHQQTMQDELLLGLTQQPARPLSGAAAAEKLPNHHPGGGTNAGVTHLLPSQDFKPSLHHPSSSSASSCCCCRTSSPQDFSKRQQQQLSCQKRKEFSPPHLPHPPDSKPPPPLHCPGRFSPPPPPPPPPGPLLQPAQLAQRQQPQQQQQFSVPHPQHLPPQDFAQRQLPADLPPLPQLQPSPPAAPRRRHGGAGSPRKTPAAGEGSATEPPNAGLAPSTPPVNPAPGSMESPNHPLLNSPSNLLPGGALGAGAFSSLQSPDLPHPGGGGGGGPPGGGGGGGSASPPPLPGFGTPWSVQTASPPPPPQPQQPPPPQQQQPPPPQQPPQPQPQQPGSSAATPGGGGGGGGGSLSAMPPPSPDSENGFYPGLPSSMNPAFFPSFSPVSPHGCAGLSVPPPAMNLPQQQPPPPAAPQQPQSRRSPVSPQLQQQHQAAAAAFLQQRNSYNHHQPLLKQSPWSNHQSSGWGTGSMSWGAMHGRDHRRTGNMGIPGTMNQISPLKKPFSGNVIAPPKFTRSTPSLTPKSWIEDNVFRTDNNSNTLLPLQVRSSLQLPAWGSDSLQDSWCTAAGTSRIDQDRSRMYDSLNMHSLENSLIDIMRAEHDPLKGRLSYPHPGTDNLLMLNARSYGRRRGRSSLFPIDDGLLDDGHNDQVGVLNSPTCYSAHQNGERIERFSRKVFVGGLPPDIDEDEITASFRRFGPLVVDWPHKAESKSYFPPKGYAFLLFQEESSVQALIDACIEEDGKLYLCVSSPTIKDKPVQIRPWNLSDSDFVMDGSQPLDPRKTIFVGGVPRPLRAVELAMIMDRLYGGVCYAGIDTDPELKYPKGAGRVAFSNQQSYIAAISARFVQLQHGDIDKRVEVKPYVLDDQMCDECQGARCGGKFAPFFCANVTCLQYYCEFCWANIHSRAGREFHKPLVKEGADRPRQIHFRWN